In Drosophila teissieri strain GT53w chromosome 2R, Prin_Dtei_1.1, whole genome shotgun sequence, the following proteins share a genomic window:
- the LOC122613769 gene encoding sprouty-related, EVH1 domain-containing protein 1 isoform X2 — MTEGHESDFLVTVRAQVMTRDESTEGWLPLAGGGLANVSIRKRARLSPLASGHDYIIYGQRISDQSVILSCVINRDLKYYKVMPTFHHWRAGKQRNGLTFQTAADARAFDKGVLRAYNELIDDDVFMTLDLPVESESLQKIHSSPEGSEKSHKSVSNNSDSEKLPPPPIHYISTDKTSATTSPPDAPPASAAPSPATAGQIAASENYSYVTLTAVHHDYNYPVVDQPVGAQVLNARRESISALKKRNALEAAQAMAAAQTAAGGGLACRDGGSGKPLHKPNVSDILKKETRLRCRYCHELYSEDFNRRGACEYAPDPFRSGYECISGMGCARCMIYHCMSDAEGETAQHPCDCSASEAGCSKRWLGLAILSLFVPCLWCYPPLRACHLAGIHCGLCGGQHKPHV, encoded by the exons ATGACAGAAGGACATGAAAG CGACTTCTTAGTAACAGTACGCGCACAGGTAATGACCAGAGACGAGAGCACCGAGGGCTGGCTTCCGCTGGCCGGGGGTGGCCTGGCCAATGTTTCGATCCGGAAGCGGGCTAGGCTATCCCCATTGGCATCGGGTCATGACTACATCATCTACGGGCAGAGGATATCCGATCAGAGC GTCATCTTGAGCTGTGTGATCAATCGTGATCTGAAGTATTACAAAGTAATGCCCACATTTCATCATTGGCGCGCAGGGAAGCAGCGTAATGGACTCACATTTCAAACGGCCGCCGATGCGCGAGCCTTTGACAAGGGCGTCCTGCGCGCCTACAACGAGCTGATCGATG ATGATGTATTCATGACCCTGGACTTACCTGTGGAAAGCGAGAGTTTACAAAAGATCCATTCAAGCCCCGAGGGCAGCGAGAAAAGTCACA AGAGCGTCAGCAACAACTCTGACTCAGAGAAGCTGCCTCCGCCGCCCATTCACTACATATCCACGGACAAAACATCGGCCACCACGTCGCCGCCAGACGCACCGcccgcttctgctgctccatcGCCGGCGACCGCCGGCCAGATTGCGGCCAGTGAGAACTACTCGTACGTGACGCTGACGGCGGTGCACCACGACTACAACTATCCAGTGGTGGACCAGCCTGTGGGGGCGCAGGTGCTCAATGCTCGGAGGGAGTCGATCAGTGCACTAAAGAAGCGCAACGCTCTGGAGGCGGCGCAGGCGATGGCGGCGGCTCAGACGGCGGCGGGTGGAGGACTGGCCTGTCGCGACGGGGGATCGGGAAAGCCGCTGCACAAGCCAAACGTATCCGACATCCTGAAGAAGGAGACGCGCCTGCGATGCCGCTACTGTCACGAGCTGTACAGCGAGGACTTCAATCGACGGGGCGCCTGCGAATATGCCCCGGATCCCTTTCGCAGCGGCTACGAGTGCATCTCCGGGATGGGCTGTGCCCGTTGCATGATCTACCACTGCATGAGCGACGCCGAGGGCGAGACGGCCCAGCATCCGTGCGACTGCAGCGCCAGTGAGGCCGGTTGCAGCAAGCGCTGGTTGGGCCTGGCGATCCTCTCGTTGTTCGTGCCCTGCCTGTGGTGCTATCCGCCGCTCCGCGCCTGCCACTTGGCCGGCATCCACTGCGGCCTCTGCGGCGGGCAGCACAAGCCGCATGTCTGA
- the LOC122613769 gene encoding sprouty-related, EVH1 domain-containing protein 1 isoform X1: MTEGHESDFLVTVRAQVMTRDESTEGWLPLAGGGLANVSIRKRARLSPLASGHDYIIYGQRISDQSVILSCVINRDLKYYKVMPTFHHWRAGKQRNGLTFQTAADARAFDKGVLRAYNELIDGLAKSNPTIICPPLTKYDSVGEDDVFMTLDLPVESESLQKIHSSPEGSEKSHKSVSNNSDSEKLPPPPIHYISTDKTSATTSPPDAPPASAAPSPATAGQIAASENYSYVTLTAVHHDYNYPVVDQPVGAQVLNARRESISALKKRNALEAAQAMAAAQTAAGGGLACRDGGSGKPLHKPNVSDILKKETRLRCRYCHELYSEDFNRRGACEYAPDPFRSGYECISGMGCARCMIYHCMSDAEGETAQHPCDCSASEAGCSKRWLGLAILSLFVPCLWCYPPLRACHLAGIHCGLCGGQHKPHV; this comes from the exons ATGACAGAAGGACATGAAAG CGACTTCTTAGTAACAGTACGCGCACAGGTAATGACCAGAGACGAGAGCACCGAGGGCTGGCTTCCGCTGGCCGGGGGTGGCCTGGCCAATGTTTCGATCCGGAAGCGGGCTAGGCTATCCCCATTGGCATCGGGTCATGACTACATCATCTACGGGCAGAGGATATCCGATCAGAGC GTCATCTTGAGCTGTGTGATCAATCGTGATCTGAAGTATTACAAAGTAATGCCCACATTTCATCATTGGCGCGCAGGGAAGCAGCGTAATGGACTCACATTTCAAACGGCCGCCGATGCGCGAGCCTTTGACAAGGGCGTCCTGCGCGCCTACAACGAGCTGATCGATG GACTGGCCAAATCGAATCCAACGATAATATGCCCACCGCTAACCAAATATGATTCGGTTGGCGAAGATGATGTATTCATGACCCTGGACTTACCTGTGGAAAGCGAGAGTTTACAAAAGATCCATTCAAGCCCCGAGGGCAGCGAGAAAAGTCACA AGAGCGTCAGCAACAACTCTGACTCAGAGAAGCTGCCTCCGCCGCCCATTCACTACATATCCACGGACAAAACATCGGCCACCACGTCGCCGCCAGACGCACCGcccgcttctgctgctccatcGCCGGCGACCGCCGGCCAGATTGCGGCCAGTGAGAACTACTCGTACGTGACGCTGACGGCGGTGCACCACGACTACAACTATCCAGTGGTGGACCAGCCTGTGGGGGCGCAGGTGCTCAATGCTCGGAGGGAGTCGATCAGTGCACTAAAGAAGCGCAACGCTCTGGAGGCGGCGCAGGCGATGGCGGCGGCTCAGACGGCGGCGGGTGGAGGACTGGCCTGTCGCGACGGGGGATCGGGAAAGCCGCTGCACAAGCCAAACGTATCCGACATCCTGAAGAAGGAGACGCGCCTGCGATGCCGCTACTGTCACGAGCTGTACAGCGAGGACTTCAATCGACGGGGCGCCTGCGAATATGCCCCGGATCCCTTTCGCAGCGGCTACGAGTGCATCTCCGGGATGGGCTGTGCCCGTTGCATGATCTACCACTGCATGAGCGACGCCGAGGGCGAGACGGCCCAGCATCCGTGCGACTGCAGCGCCAGTGAGGCCGGTTGCAGCAAGCGCTGGTTGGGCCTGGCGATCCTCTCGTTGTTCGTGCCCTGCCTGTGGTGCTATCCGCCGCTCCGCGCCTGCCACTTGGCCGGCATCCACTGCGGCCTCTGCGGCGGGCAGCACAAGCCGCATGTCTGA
- the LOC122613768 gene encoding kelch-like protein 6 — MEELMRQKLPNGQKYEKQELTCSVLFTNPKFNAEKSSASDEINSIARLVSKTEDLEVDRVFRKVSKNGDEETTSLNRSLFEFGHNFEDVEGWLQLEQPSKDQLASVLRYMFESHLKTTVQIEINKMYFNCHFIVLQVYSRFFSDLEKIPLLVTLPESIVSQKAFMLTYKWMLSDDPVLELPHIVEVFVAATYLRINELQAHCWKYFDDEECYNEDTACVLYVETKDNPAMDVVCNVMLTRIRKFLLTFVATKDFLDLPFSHLIFLLDSDQICVNTEIEILFIAVRWLGHKWNQRKGRLLRLVSCIRFNLMPLWYLLYVRREENHPLVMELVSHPEVEHQINESISKITSLMYEEKITALEGNGALSEEYANDLRLPRHRKWICDSLCTYYHDVGCPNTREIRFKHFEDYLSELQQSSKDHWSKVEEQDPSKTTHCCSLKRTKSSESVAE; from the exons ATGGAGGAGTTAATGAGGCAAAAGCTGcccaatggccaaaaatacGAGAAGCAGGAACTCACCTGCAGCGTTTTATTTACCAA CCCCAAGTTTAATGCTGAGAAGTCATCCGCAAGTGATGAAATCAACTCGATTGCGCGGCTGGTATCAAAGACGGAGGATCTCGAAGTGGACCGAGTGTTCAGGAAGGTTTCTAAGAATGGTGACGAGGAGACCACCTCCCTGAATCGCTCCCTCTTCGAGTTCGGCCATAATTTCGAGGATGTTGAAGGCTGGCTGCAACTGGAGCAGCCTTCCAAGGATCAGCTGGCCTCGGTGCTGCGCTACATGTTCGAGTCGCATCTGAAGACCACTGTGCAGATAGAAATTAACAAGATGTACTTCAACTGCCACTTCATCGTGCTGCAGGTGTACTCGCGCTTCTTCAGCGATCTGGAGAAGATTCCGCTGCTGGTCACCCTGCCCGAGAGTATCGTCTCCCAGAAGGCCTTTATGCTCACCTACAAGTGGATGCTCAGCGATGATCCTGTCCTGGAACTGCCCCATATTGTGGAGGTGTTTGTGGCCGCCACTTATTTGAGGATCAATGAGCTGCAGGCGCATTGCTGGAAATACTTCGATGATGAGGAGTGCTATAACGAGGATACGGCTTGTGTCCTATACGTGGAGACGAAGGACAATCCCGCCATGGATGTGGTCTGCAATGTGATGCTAACTAGGATCCGCAAGTTTCTGCTCACCTTTGTGGCCACCAAGGATTTCCTGGACCTGCCCTTCTCCCATCTGATCTTCCTGCTCGATTCCGATCAAATCTGTGTGAACACCGAGATCGAG ATTCTTTTTATAGCTGTTCGATGGCTGGGTCACAAGTGGAACCAAAGGAAAGGGCGTCTGCTGCGTCTAGTGTCCTGTATTCGATTCAATCTGATGCCATTGTGGTATCTGCTGTATGTGCGACGGGAAGAGAATCATCCGTTGGTAATGGAGCTGGTTTCTCACCCGGAGGTGGAGCACCAGATCAACGAATCCATTTCGAAAATAACGTCGCTAATGTACGAGGAGAAAATAACTGCTTTGGAGGGCAATGGCGCACTGAGTGAGGAGTATGCAAATGATTTGAGGCTTCCGAGACATCGAAAGTGGATTTGCGATAGCTTGTGCACTTATTATCACGATGTGGGTTGCCCCAATACCCGTGAAATTCGCTTTAAACACTTCGAGGACTATCTTTCGGAACTACAACAGAGCTCCAAAGATCACTGGTCCAAGGTGGAAGAGCAGGACCCGAGTAAGACGACTCACTGTTGCAGTTTAAAGAGGACAAAATCAAGCGAATCGGTTGCCGAATaa
- the LOC122612595 gene encoding trafficking protein particle complex subunit 5, translating to MEKLEALKISSMRPRSNILDRPLSKGKTEVSQSIVALLFSEIVQYSQSRVFTVPELQTRLHDLGQDVGTRIIDLYFVRERSSKRETKLTQMLLFVKTTVWKNLFGKEAEKLEHANDDERTYYIIEKEPLVNTFISVPKDKGSLNCANFTAGIVEAVLTNCGFPCKVTAHWHKGTTYMVKFEDFVIARDKQMEEK from the exons atggaaaaactggAGGCCCTAAAAATATCCTCGATGCGTCCGCGCAGCAACATCCTGGACAGACCCTTATCCAAGGGCAAAACTGAGGTTTCCCAGAGCATTGTGGCATTGCTTTTCAGCGAAATCGTCCAGTACTCGCAGAGTAGAGTGTTTACAGTGCCAGAATTGCAAACAAG ACTCCACGATTTGGGTCAAGATGTGGGCACCCGGATAATCGATTTGTATTTCGTGAGGGAGCGCAGCTCTAAGAGGGAAACGAAATTAACCCAAATGCTGCTGTTTGTTAAGACCACGGTGTGGAAAAACCTCTTTGGCAAGGAGGCGGAGAAGCTGGAGCATGCCAACGACGATGAAAGGACATACTACATCATTGAAAAGGAACCTCTGGTCAACACTTTCATAAGTGTGCCAAAGGATAAAGGCTCCCTAAACTGCGCTAATTTCACGGCTGGCATTGTGGAAGCTGTGCTCACGAATTGCGGATTT CCTTGCAAGGTCACCGCCCACTGGCACAAGGGCACCACGTACATGGTCAAGTTCGAGGACTTTGTCATCGCCCGCGACAAGCAGATGGAGGAGAAATAA
- the LOC122612596 gene encoding uncharacterized protein LOC122612596, translating to MVLSQEEQEFIKRKHEATLKVRQEFLKQSSNPYRHATGEGGTVFDAGLARFQAMRVSNYEHFKPTGKSFRTGLFAVVLPIALYAWALKAERDGREEKYRTGQVAYKDRQFKFI from the exons atgGTTTTGTCCCAAGAGGAGCAGGAGTTCATCAAGCGCAAGCACGAGGCGACGCTGAAGGTCCGCCAGGAGTTCCTGAAGCAGAGCTCCAATCCCTACCGCCATGCCACCGGTGAGGGCGGCACCGTG TTCGACGCGGGATTGGCTCGTTTCCAGGCAATGCGCGTCTCCAACTATGAGCACTTCAAGCCCACCGGCAAATCCTTCCGCACGGGCCTGTTCGCCGTCGTCCTGCCGATTGCCCTTTACGCCTGGGCTTTGAAGGCGGAGCGCGATGGACGCGAGGAGAAATACAGGACTGGCCAGGTGGCCTACAAGGATCGCCAGTTCAAGTTCATCTAA
- the LOC122612591 gene encoding uncharacterized protein LOC122612591, with product MSLKSSARIKKRRSEAAAATYPVPPTPAQTVSNGSASTANPAGTTSNPGNGAPNPCQSSSKKHSFVGRNPNFDTDETKLLIQLWGDPKLQRTLITTHKKHAVICQLAAKMQEYGYHRSPEEITTRIKNLKCFYNRLKKDKECGGQSTDSEPSWKHFAEMDAIMTRPIFSVRPNEVPAPSLKYQLEQALEEHAERRKRRLENGEELSESDNEEDDMLLSALVSKNKETGSRKELEAGCLEADTDMNEESFSKRRKVSADVEVDIGEALTSPCIKSEPAQEVETATATSTVEAEPEEDDDCMLLPQPKEEPIDVDAADDPPTEKSSSSSTTSTLADMLQRNKPSNLLPFTGANVIIPASITTTTAGISSTTQSSTTTPSKLQGGKISLVPTNFLMQSKLPAAAGPSPMANAKGAAPQIQLLQSAINQGARLMISGSAAAPAQPSNAGLVATAPGGVKFVLVNAEQAKAAAAAAAVGKSTASLPLSTAQAQVQAAVQQQQQKLQQSLQQEQHLQHQQHIQLEKEESRRVHEKAKEDLQTKRHMTTMRILLRQLLNSQNEANEIQHNRLSLERERLDWEKNMGERLLNLLPSLIQPAPAASPCSTAQRLQPPKLLFTTALPMGNGTVTMPHILTSNSLPKVITTSSCNSGVAVAGSGVGLVASVATKSVDNDVQLVTPKQEKEV from the exons ATGAGCCTGAAGTCCAGTGCTAGGATCAAGAAGCGCCGCTCGGAGGCAGCGGCGGCCACCTATCCGGTGCCACCAACTCCGGCTCAGACGGTGAGCAACGGGTCAGCTTCCACAGCGAATCCTGCAGGTACGACAAGCAATCCAGGAAATGGTGCCCCAAATCCGTGCCAGAGCTCCTCCAAGAAACATAGCTTCGTGGGACGCAATCCCAACTTCGACACCGATGAAACCAAACTGCTCATCCAGTTGTGGGGCGATCCCAAGCTGCAGAGAACCCTAATCACCACGCACAAAAAGCACGCCGTGATCTGTCAGCTGGCCGCCAAGATGCAGGAATATGGCTACCATCGTTCGCCGGAGGAGATTACCACACGGATCAAGAACCTCAAGTGCTTCTACAATCGTTTGAAGAAGGACAAGGAGTGCGGTGGTCAGTCCACCGATTCAGAACCCAGTTGGAAACACTTTGCCGAGATGGATGCCATTATGACCAGACCCATTTTTAGTGTGCGACCCAATGAGGTGCCTGCTCCATCGCTGAAATACCAACTGGAGCAGGCCCTGGAGGAGCATGCCGAACGTCGCAAGCGCCGGCTGGAAAACGGAGAGGAGCTATCCGAAAGCGACAACGAGGAGGATGACATGCTGCTCTCCGCCCTGGTCAGCAAAAACAAGGAGACCGGCAGCCGGAAGGAGTTGGAAGCTGGCTGCCTAGAAGCCGACACCGATATGAACGAAGAATCATTCTCGAAGCGCCGCAAGGTGTCCGCTGATGTGGAGGTTGATATTGGAGAGGCTCTGACATCGCCCTGCATCAAGAGCGAGCCAGCCCAGGAGGTCGAAACGGCTACAGCAACGTCCACAGTAGAGGCCGAACCGGAGGAGGACGATGACTGCATGCTTCTGCCACAGCCCAAGGAAGAGCCCATCGATGTGGATGCTGCGGATGATCCGCCAACAGAGAAGTCATCAAGTTCCAGTACCACATCCACTTTGGCTGACATGTTACAGCGGAACAAACCGTCCAATCTGCTTCCCTTCACCGGGGCCAATGTCATCATCCCGGCCAGCATTACCACCACCACGGCTGGCATAAGCTCGACCACGCAGAGTTCAACGACCACACCGAGCAAACTTCAGGGCGGTAAAATCTCGTTGGTGCCAACGAATTTCCTGATGCAATCAAAGCTGCCGGCTGCCGCGGGACCAAGTCCCATGGCAAACGCCAAGGGAGCTGCGCCCCAAATCCAGCTGCTGCAGAGTGCCATCAATCAGGGCGCTCGTCTGATGATTAGCGGATCGGCAGCAGCACCGGCACAGCCTAGCAACGCCGGTTTGGTGGCCACAGCCCCCGGAGGAGTCAAGTTCGTGCTGGTCAATGCGGAGCAGGCcaaggcagcggcagcggcggctgcaGTGGGTAAATCGACCGCCTCCTTGCCCTTGTCTACTGCCCAAGCTCAGGTTCAGGCTGCtgttcagcagcagcagcagaaactgcAACAGAGTCTCCAGCAGGAacagcatctgcagcatcagcagcacatTCAGCTGGAGAAGGAAGAGAGTCGGCGAGTTCACGAGAAAGCCAAGGAGGATCTGCAAACGAAGAGACACATGACAA CAATGAGAATTCTTCTTCGTCAGTTGCTGAATTCCCAAAACGAAGCCAACGAGATCCAGCACAATCGATTATCCCTGGAACGGGAGCGTCTGGACTGGGAGAAGAATATGGGCGAGCGCCTGCTCAACTTGTTGCCAAGTCTCATACAGCCGGCACCTGCAGCCTCGCCATGCTCCACTGCTCAACGACTGCAGCCGCCCAAACTGCTCTTCACAACTGCTCTGCCAATGGGCAATGGCACCGTAACCATGCCGCACATACTAACATCCAACTCGCTGCCCAAAGTCATAACCACTTCAAGTTGCAACAGTGGCGTGGCAGTGGCCGGGTCAG